A window of Trichocoleus desertorum ATA4-8-CV12 contains these coding sequences:
- a CDS encoding DUF3685 domain-containing protein, with amino-acid sequence MTELLVKLLLIDDDLVFRLGLRTWLEQFPDLQVVGEAETSTAALEILAASPPPDLASAVFEPTNLPPPDPQKPLSDSPTVNLIILNLGLEEAAAPKVESQSSSVGLQLCQVLKQQHPQIPILLFSASQPDAMVAAARQIGVEGYCTKGTKASELLTAIRQVATGQPYWPAELATEAIAAEPLGVSTSDRTSAPIPTPLNPLLSLWQSQRLAGLQQIDLALAEVTAQLRRPGLPVLDRAVLAGRWRELRAARWLVNRLLAPADRPSASPRDRPLVSTSARFAASARRLAQPVASRLPASGLPASNSLPPTRSNLVASSSSASELAVRPLQSRLFDRTVSKLQSPLQNLTNHPLEIDILREEKKRELLYIILRKLEETLDELRFAQVQPAQLLEKHTAIIRDLWVATTTDFFGKYYTLRLGSLNLEVVSVLLQDAPTVQSEMLNRIPLSLELFAYLLFQTPLVVDNVAYAADTPEALARAECLLQNLLVQVATSVMQPLLNRFADVEAIKQAFYDRRLISTREIERFRNSLSWKYRLEKFVDEPKAIFESQYELLVLDSRGIAKISIYAPRNQELRELSGLQLAVTLVLETRDAIAPRFRSAIAFFGSGLVYVLTEVVGRGIGLVGRGILQGIGSAWQDTTKFGKNGERPKQ; translated from the coding sequence ATGACAGAATTGCTAGTGAAGTTGCTACTCATTGATGACGATTTGGTGTTCCGGCTGGGATTGCGTACTTGGCTGGAGCAGTTTCCTGATCTGCAAGTGGTTGGTGAAGCAGAGACAAGCACAGCCGCACTAGAGATTTTGGCAGCGTCTCCCCCCCCAGATCTCGCGTCAGCCGTATTTGAGCCAACCAATCTACCGCCACCCGATCCCCAAAAACCGTTGTCAGATAGCCCAACGGTAAACCTGATCATTCTGAATTTGGGGTTAGAGGAGGCCGCAGCACCAAAGGTAGAAAGCCAAAGTTCATCAGTAGGGTTGCAACTCTGCCAAGTCCTAAAACAACAGCATCCGCAAATTCCGATTCTGCTTTTCAGTGCCTCCCAGCCCGATGCAATGGTGGCCGCAGCCCGACAAATCGGCGTAGAAGGATATTGCACCAAAGGAACGAAAGCCTCAGAATTATTGACCGCTATCCGTCAGGTAGCGACGGGGCAACCTTACTGGCCAGCCGAGCTTGCAACTGAGGCGATCGCAGCTGAACCTCTTGGCGTATCAACCAGCGATCGCACCTCTGCACCCATCCCTACTCCCCTCAATCCCCTGCTGAGCCTTTGGCAAAGTCAACGCTTAGCAGGCTTACAGCAAATTGATTTAGCTTTGGCAGAAGTCACGGCCCAACTGCGAAGACCCGGATTGCCCGTCCTCGATCGCGCCGTTTTAGCTGGACGGTGGCGAGAACTGCGAGCGGCTCGCTGGCTTGTGAATCGGCTGCTAGCTCCGGCAGATCGTCCCTCAGCCTCACCACGCGATCGCCCATTGGTTTCTACATCAGCCCGATTTGCTGCCAGCGCTCGCCGTCTCGCCCAGCCTGTAGCCTCTAGGTTGCCAGCCTCTGGGTTGCCAGCATCTAACTCACTGCCACCGACCCGCTCCAATCTCGTAGCCAGTTCATCTTCTGCATCAGAATTGGCAGTGCGACCTTTGCAATCGCGGCTGTTCGATCGCACCGTGAGCAAGCTGCAATCTCCTCTACAAAATCTCACGAATCATCCTTTGGAAATCGATATTCTGCGGGAGGAAAAGAAGCGAGAACTGCTCTACATCATTCTACGTAAATTGGAAGAAACGCTAGATGAACTGCGATTTGCCCAGGTGCAACCCGCACAATTGCTAGAGAAACACACTGCAATTATTCGAGATTTGTGGGTAGCAACAACCACGGATTTTTTTGGTAAATACTATACGTTGCGGTTGGGATCGCTGAATTTAGAAGTTGTGAGCGTTCTGCTGCAAGATGCGCCAACCGTTCAAAGTGAGATGCTTAATCGAATTCCTCTCAGCTTAGAACTATTTGCCTATTTACTGTTTCAGACACCGTTGGTTGTGGATAATGTGGCTTATGCCGCTGATACCCCTGAAGCCTTAGCACGAGCGGAATGCTTGCTGCAAAATTTATTGGTTCAAGTCGCCACCTCGGTCATGCAACCGCTGCTAAATCGCTTTGCTGATGTAGAGGCAATCAAGCAGGCTTTTTACGATCGCCGTCTCATTTCTACTCGTGAAATTGAGCGATTTAGAAATAGTTTGTCTTGGAAATATCGACTGGAAAAGTTTGTGGATGAACCAAAAGCAATTTTTGAAAGTCAATATGAATTGTTGGTTTTAGATAGTCGAGGAATTGCTAAAATCTCAATTTATGCACCTCGCAACCAAGAACTCAGAGAACTGTCAGGTTTGCAACTTGCGGTCACGTTGGTACTAGAAACTAGAGATGCGATCGCGCCCCGGTTTCGCTCTGCGATCGCGTTTTTTGGCAGTGGTTTAGTTTACGTCCTCACTGAAGTGGTAGGGCGAGGGATTGGGTTAGTGGGTCGCGGCATCTTGCAGGGCATTGGCAGCGCTTGGCAAGACACCACCAAGTTTGGTAAAAACGGTGAGCGTCCTAAACAATAA